A window of the Hordeum vulgare subsp. vulgare chromosome 5H, MorexV3_pseudomolecules_assembly, whole genome shotgun sequence genome harbors these coding sequences:
- the LOC123399426 gene encoding uncharacterized protein LOC123399426: MVRVQGAQAKRRKTGDLSSAPKTNEALGTSTSVLKIDEEQAATHDIPDVRDDSPVILKETADKVNPPSPLKSTEDPDDVVVTRTGYSTPLVAVLSKHSSKESRPSPDNDTSKFKLPHYEKLEFDQVCSGFVSHLERDYEVNKSLIHLMKVKHEESMTQTESALADLRKNLAEQQDAQSKSGRKYRLILAELERMKADHQKLEKKAKADLAAILKRDEQAEEKLEAAQQELSGLKKHISDMTVAMKH; the protein is encoded by the exons atggttcgtgtgcaagg agcacaagcaaagagaaggaaaactggtgacttatcttctgctcctaaaacaaatgaagccttaggcacgagcacctctgtcCTAAAGATTGATGAGGAGCAAGCGGCAACTCATGATATTCCCGatgtccgggatgactcgcccgtaattttgaaggaaactgctgacaaggttaacccgccaagccctctcaagtcgACCGAAGATCCAGATGATGTTGTAGTCACCCgtactggctactccactccTCTAGTTGCGGTACTGTCCAAGCATAGCTCCAAGGAATCTCGTCCTTCCCCTGATAACGACACCAGTAAATTCAAGCTCCCCcattatgagaagctggaatttgaccaAGTTTGCTCTGGCTTCGTAAGTCACCTAGAGAGGGATTATGAGGtgaacaaaagcttgattcatcttatgaaggttaagcatgag gagtctatgacccagactgagtcggctttagccgacttaaggaaGAATCTGGCTGAACAACAAGATGCACAATCTAAGTCGGGGAGGAAATACCGCTTGATTCTGGCTGAGCTGGAGAGGATGAAGGCTGACcatcaaaaactggagaagaaagccaaagctgacctAGCCGCCATCCTTAAGCGTGATGAGCAAgctgaggaaaaattggaagccgcccagcaagagctttcCGGCTTAAAAAAGCACATTTCCGACATGACTGTCGCTATGAAGCATTAA